In the bacterium genome, one interval contains:
- a CDS encoding RNA methyltransferase — protein MRKLKNIELNRLSVDEYRKTGKFPVIVVLDDVRSMHNVGSIFRTADAFKVQAVYLCGITGTPPHKEIHKTALGSELSVEWKHFATVTDAITELKAEGYTVAGLEQTEKSTFLNEWEIENHPKIALIAGSEVDGISQQAVDLCDVLVEIPQFGTKHSLNVSVATAVALWEIVNSQLSTDNG, from the coding sequence GTGCGCAAATTAAAGAATATTGAGTTAAACCGCTTAAGTGTGGATGAATATAGGAAAACTGGTAAGTTTCCGGTGATAGTGGTGCTTGACGATGTGCGCAGTATGCACAACGTGGGTTCTATCTTCCGCACGGCGGATGCTTTTAAAGTGCAAGCGGTGTATTTATGCGGCATTACGGGTACTCCCCCTCACAAAGAAATCCACAAAACGGCCTTAGGTTCTGAACTGAGTGTGGAATGGAAACATTTTGCCACCGTTACCGATGCCATCACCGAACTAAAGGCAGAGGGCTACACCGTAGCGGGTTTGGAGCAAACCGAAAAAAGCACTTTTTTGAACGAGTGGGAAATTGAAAACCACCCAAAAATAGCCCTGATTGCTGGCAGCGAGGTGGATGGCATCAGTCAGCAAGCAGTAGATTTGTGTGACGTATTGGTAGAAATACCCCAATTTGGTACTAAGCATTCACTAAACGTATCGGTTGCTACTGCGGTAGCTCTTTGGGAAATAGTTAACAGTCAACTGTCCACAGACAACGGGTAA